The following coding sequences are from one Nicotiana tabacum cultivar K326 chromosome 1, ASM71507v2, whole genome shotgun sequence window:
- the LOC107813657 gene encoding PHD finger protein At1g33420: MVVMNGRPMKRLKRRVTADLNDFLTFPDVGSIGGGSSEPFRTTVKAFLSKHALLPPPSSLFPHLLTWQILFRVGDLTNDDGDEDSSPAIVCLDVIEEDVARSRSVYCDQCRVVGWSSNPVCAKRFHFIIKSDGNSIGGYNKPCAGCGEALHLSESRCKSCNHVMTTEDVEDWMYHQLEDNSHLLHAVIHSNGYGHLLRVNGREGGSRLLSGNNIMNFWDRLCKVIGARKISVMDVSKKYGLELRLLHCLTKGHPWYGEWGYQFGAGSFGLTQNAYKQAVENLSSLPLTIFLSQGRKPRTRLQDLISFYQSLSEGELVNIRDLFVFLTSSIRDARKSALGADDNSTYKKRKLCDSKSKVLCAWTSNDVLRVEEAMFRVLRAVSGSNWVSWRALRGAVCKAGPPELLDYCLKELNGKQAADGMVVNARCVNGSGAMEYKLERGNPMVNVNTNGNRLPCTPNFPSEEHLRRDLKYLYECMLNPQTMLNHIPLTKRELAVRSARIVLDCKQFMKEYQPERFLPIPKSDSIQLLCEVDIMEHSDVHSRNPPPELMILPSDATISDLKAEATRTFQDVYLMFRRFQADELVGYSGLKEATQVKLLLGSAEFVTVRGKFLGKNALSRYRMERGVERWTVDCFCGAKDDDGERMLACDVCGVWQHTRCAGIPDLDAVPARFICLRCRCVSQTTNTSGNCKDESVAGGARGGLGKSLTNAA, from the coding sequence ATGGTGGTAATGAATGGAAGGCCTATGAAGCGGTTGAAGAGGAGAGTCACGGCGGACCTCAACGACTTTCTCACGTTCCCCGACGTCGGCAGTATCGGCGGTGGTAGTAGCGAGCCGTTCAGGACGACGGTAAAGGCTTTTTTGTCGAAGCACGCGCTCTTACCGCCGCCTTCGTCGCTGTTTCCTCACCTGCTGACGTGGCAGATCCTCTTCCGCGTCGGCGACCTCACCAACGACGACGGCGACGAGGACTCTTCTCCGGCAATCGTCTGCCTCGATGTAATCGAAGAAGACGTCGCCAGATCTAGATCCGTTTATTGCGACCAATGCCGAGTCGTTGGTTGGAGCAGTAATCCAGTTTGTGCAAAGCGTTTCCACTTTATTATCAAGTCAGACGGAAATTCAATCGGCGGTTATAACAAGCCTTGTGCCGGCTGTGGTGAAGCTCTTCACTTATCTGAGTCTAGGTGCAAATCGTGCAATCATGTTATGACTACAGAAGATGTTGAAGATTGGATGTACCATCAGTTGGAAGATAACAGTCATCTTCTGCATGCTGTGATCCATTCCAATGGCTATGGGCATCTTCTCAGGGTAAATGGCAGAGAAGGTGGCTCCAGGTTGCTTTCTGGGAACAATATAATGAATTTCTGGGATCGACTTTGTAAAGTTATTGGAGCTAGAAAAATCAGTGTAATGGATGTTTCAAAGAAGTATGGTTTGGAATTACGTCTGCTACATTGCCTTACAAAAGGTCATCCCTGGTATGGTGAATGGGGTTATCAGTTTGGAGCTGGTAGCTTTGGTTTgactcaaaatgcttataaacAAGCTGTAGAGAACCTTTCTTCTCTGCCCTTGACCATATTTTTATCTCAAGGAAGGAAACCTCGAACCCGTTTGCAGGATTTGATTTCGTTTTATCAATCCTTGTCGGAAGGTGAACTTGTAAATATTAGAGACCTGTTTGTTTTCTTGACTAGTTCAATTCGTGATGCCCGCAAATCTGCATTGGGGGCTGATGACAATTCCACTTATAAGAAGCGCAAACTTTGCGACTCCAAGTCCAAGGTCTTATGTGCTTGGACCAGTAATGATGTTTTACGTGTTGAAGAAGCAATGTTTAGAGTACTACGAGCTGTCTCTGGGTCTAATTGGGTCAGCTGGCGTGCTCTTAGAGGTGCGGTCTGTAAAGCTGGACCTCCGGAACTACTTGATTATTGCTTAAAGGAACTCAATGGGAAACAGGCAGCCGATGGGATGGTTGTCAATGCCCGCTGTGTTAATGGATCCGGCGCTATGGAGTATAAACTTGAGCGTGGCAACCCAATGGTTAATGTGAATACAAATGGGAACAGATTGCCTTGCACTCCAAACTTCCCATCTGAGGAACATCTGCGTCGAGATTTGAAGTACTTGTATGAGTGCATGCTAAACCCGCAGACAATGTTAAATCATATTCCTTTAACCAAAAGGGAACTTGCAGTTCGCTCCGCTAGAATTGTTCTTGATTGCAAGCAATTTATGAAAGAATATCAACCCGAGAGATTCTTGCCTATCCCAAAATCAGATTCTATCCAGCTGTTATGTGAGGTGGATATCATGGAACATTCTGATGTGCATTCCAGAAATCCTCCTCCAGAATTAATGATTCTGCCCTCGGATGCTACGATTTCTGACTTGAAAGCGGAGGCAACGAGGACATTTCAAGATGTATACTTGATGTTTAGAAGATTCCAAGCTGATGAGTTAGTTGGGTACAGCGGGCTGAAAGAAGCTACTCAGGTCAAACTCCTTTTAGGATCTGCTGAGTTTGTCACAGTCCGAGGAAAGTTCCTTGGGAAAAATGCACTGAGCAGGTATAGAATGGAAAGGGGAGTTGAGAGATGGACAGTAGATTGCTTCTGTGGAGCAAAGGATGATGATGGGGAGAGGATGTTGGCTTGTGATGTCTGCGGTGTTTGGCAGCATACCAGATGTGCGGGCATACCCGACCTGGATGCTGTTCCTGCGAGGTTCATTTGCCTTAGGTGCAGGTGTGTTAGTCAGACTACAAATACAAGCGGGAATTGCAAGGATGAATCAGTTGCTGGGGGCGCTCGCGGGGGTTTAGGAAAGAGCTTGACTAATGCTGCCTGA